CTGCCGGAACACCTCGAAGGCGAAAGTTTTGTTCCGCTGCTGAAGGATCCTGCACGGCCGTGGGATCAGATTGCGCTCAGTCAGTTCCCGAACCCGGCGCTGAGGGAATGGGCCGCCAATCCGCTGATGCCGCAGATGCGTGAAACCTTTTTTGGTCCGCTGATCGAAGAGGTCGAACAGCGTATTATTAAACAGCAGGGTGATAAATGGGACCGGGACCTGTTTGAAAATCATTTGATGGGCTATGCGATGCGAACTGATCGCTACCGTATTGTACTGTGGAAAGATGTGCAGCATCCCGATGCAGACCCTGTTTTTGTGGAGCTCTACGATCACGAAACCGATCCGCATGAAACCGTCAATGTGGCGAAACAGAATCCGGAAACGGTCAACGCCCTCATCAAGCAGTTCAACACTGCATTCTAAGAAAGAATACCATGTACCTGAAGATACTCGTTGCCGGCCTGATTACAGCCGCGGCAGCAATGGCTGCACCGTGCCCGAATATTCTAGTGATTCTCTGCGATGACCTGGGTTATGCCGATGTGGGATTCAATGGAGCCGAAGACATCAAAACGCCGCATTTGGACCGGTTGGCTGAAGCCGGTACCATCTGCACATCGGCCTATGTGGCTCATCCGTTCTGCGGGCCGAGCCGTATGGGACTGATGACCGGACGGTATCCGCATGAATATGGCGGACAGTTTAATCATCCGCCGTTTCAGGAGGGGCTGACGGAATATGACGGTCTCGGTGTTCCTGTGGAGGAAACACTGATTGCTGAAGTGCTTCAAAAGGCGGGCTATTTTACCGGAGCAATTGGCAAATGGCATCTGGGTACGGCGGATTATGCGCATCCGAATGTTCGTGGTTTTGATGAGTTCTATGGATTTCTCGGTGGCGGTCATATGTACTTTCCCGAAAAATATGAGCCGGCATATCAGCGCCAGAAAAAGAAAGGCATTGAGCGGATTAATGAATATCTCCATCCGTTGGAATACAACGGAAAAGCGGTAACGGGCAAGGGATATCTTACCGATGAACTGACCGGCGAAGCCGTTCGGTTTGTCACTGAAGCCGCCGGCAAACAAAATCCGTTTTTTCTCTATCTGGCCTACAACGCACCGCATGCGCCTATGGAGGCCACGCCGGAGGATCTCGCCGTTTTTTCGGATATTGAAAACCCGAAACGCCGGACTTATGCCGCCATGGTGTATGCCGTCGATCGCGGCATTGCGCGGATAGTGGAAACGCTGAAAAAGAACGGGCAGCTTGAAGATACATTAATTATCTTTCTGAGTGATAACGGCGGAAAACCATCGCAAGGCGCATCAAACAAACCGTTGCGCGGGCGTAAAGGCGATACATGGGAGGGGGGATTCCGGGTGCCGATGATGTGGTATTGGCCCGGAAAAATTCCGGCCGGAACAGTGGATTTCCCCGTTTCATCGCTCGATTTTTACCCCACCTTTGCAGCACTGGCCGGAGGGCAGATTCCTCCGGGAAAGAAGCTCGATGGAAAAAACATTTTCCAGGCCTTGGAAACCCGTGAAAACCCGAGAAAAGGGGAAATGATTTATGCGGCACGGCACCGCAGTTCCTATACCGATATTGCTGCACGCCGCGATGAATGGAAGATTACAAAATACGGCAACCAGCCATGGCGTCTTTATAAAATTACCGAAGATCCGGGGGAAGAGAACGACTTGGCACAACAGTATCCGGAACGGGTGAAGGAGATGGTCAGGACTGCGAAAAAATGGAGCACCACTCATGCCGAACCGCTCTTTTTTCATGCGGCCGGTCAGCGCGATTCCTGGGCGAAGTTTACTATGCCGAATTTTGATCGCGATTTCGTTCCCGCCATCGGTGCGCCGGCGTTGGCCCCTCCTGCCCATATTACGGATCAACCCGGCAGGGGTTCCGGAATAAAACTGAAAAAGGGCGATTCAACACTGGAGCAGTATATTGCCCGTGAAAAAATAAAATGGGCCTCCAAAGGCTGGAAGTGGGACCAGGATGCGGTGATCGATACATTCCGGCAAATCGACACGAATGGGGACGGCATCATCAGCGGGGTTGAAAAGAAGATCTATTGGTCAAAAGAAGAATAACCGGTGATCGGAAGAAAAATAAGAGGAGATGCGACGGTGAAACATACTATTATATCCATGCTGATTCTGAGCGCAGCCTGCGCGGAAGCATCGGTTATTGTGCAGTGGGGGGAATCCGGAGGGCATAATGCGGTGGTCAGCAGTTCGGCAAACTTTGTCGACGGTTCGATCACCACCAATTATTCCGGCAGTCAGCCGGATGTTTACATCGATTCGGGATATTATGAGCTTAACACCGCATCGCGTTCTCCTATGTTTCAGGTGTCGGCCAGTCTGAGTTCATTCGACAGTGCCCAGACGCAGAACAACAGTGGGTTCGATCGCATCCGACTCGTCGCCGATGTCACTCATATGGAAACCATGTTTGTATGGGATGACTTTTTAACAACGGATGACCTGGTTACCGGTTTCAGCTGGTATGGCTACGCTGCGGGAGAAAGCAGTGCCGATCTTTATTTTCTCATTCATAAAGACGGAGCCTGGTATGCCGCGCTGGGATCAGACCGCGTCAACGGTGCGGGCGGAGTCGATCTGCCTGATGCGACGGCTGCAACCTGGTATGCCTTCACTCCCATCACCAACGGGGCCGCTGCAATCGGTCCGGAGGTATCCGTTGATTTGTCGGGGGTCACCGCTGTCGGGTGCTATATCGTGCTGCCCAGCGGTTCGGGAACGAACATCGGACCGTATATGGGCTATTTTCAGGTCACGGCCGTCAGCAGTATCGGCGGTCCGCCGGCGTTTATTGCAGATTCTGTGATTAAATCAAATGCCATGGAAGGCGTGGCCTATACCAACAGTATTGCAGGGGATGCATCGGATCCCGACGGCGATCCAATGACGTTTTATAAAACCGGGGGTCCGGCCTGGCTGAACGTTGAGACCAATGGTCAGATTACCGGAACGCCGGGGGTATTTGATACCGGAACCAATACCTTTACTGTTGAAGTAAGCGCAGTGGGAGGAACGGACAGTGCCATCCTTGAAATCGTTGTGGACGGAGCTCCGGCAGTGGGCAGCCCGCCGGCATTTTCCAACGATCCGATCATCAAGCCGAATGCAACCCGGGGCTTGGGATATACCAACAGTATTGCCTTGGAAGCCAGCGATCCGGAAGGTGATCCCATGACCTTTTCCAAAGGAAGCGGTCCGGCGTGGCTGTCGGTGGATCCGGATGGCACCATTTACGGCACGCCGGCCGAATCCGATGAGGGGTTGAATGAATTTACGGTTCAGGTCATTGCGGCCGGAGGTGCTGATTCGGCGACATTGAACATCACCGTTGAACGTCCACCGGTGCCGTGGAATCCACACAGCGTGATGGTCGACTTCACGATTGATCAGGGCTATGTGGATGGAGATGTAAACAACAGTTCGAACTGGGTGGCTATGGGGGCGAATACGGTGAATACCCATGCTTCCGGTTATGACGGTGGGGAAGGGGTGCTTGTTTTTGATCCGGATACAACGTACCGCGATGCCGTATTCAATTCCTATGCACTGCTTGCCGAGGGCGAACGTATTACATCGGAATCGGTGTTCCGTTTCAACAGCACGAACACGGGCTCTTCAGCAACAAGCTACATTTTGTATGCCCATCTCTATTCGGATGAATGGTCGGTTGACGCAAATGAGGTTCAGGTGCGGTTGCGGCGCGTGAAAACGGCCCCGGATATATTCAGCATCCAGACGCTTTCTCGCGATGATTCAAATGCATCGCAATTTGAATATTCAGCAGAATTTTCCGGCAGTGTCCTCGGTCTGTCGTCCGGAATCGGTCAGTCGGACTGGCTGAAAATGACATCGGTTTTAACCAAAGGAGCCGATGCTTCGTCCTGGAGCCTTTCGCTCAGGCTGGAAAACCTCGCTACTGCTTTTACGGTGGTTGATGAAACGCTGACCGGTATTGTCACTGCGTCGGATTTTTATAATGCGGGGCCGGTGTATCCCGGTCTCACCTCGGGCAACACGGATGAACAGCTTCAGGTGGCAACCGGCAGCCGCGAAGTGGATACATTCAATTCCTTCACCGATTCCGTTCCGCTCGTAGGGCATCCGCCGGCATTTACGCTGGATCCGATTCAGAAGCCCGTGGCGACCGTGGATACGGGCTATACCAACAGTATTGCATTGGATGCCGTTGATCCGGAAGGGGATCCGCTGACGTTCAGCAAACTGTCCGGCCCCGCGTGGCTGACTGTGGAAACGAACGGGGTGATTTGGGGAACGCCGCAGTCTCCGGATCTGGGGACCAACCGTTTTACTGTTCAGGTGAGTGCCGTGGGCGGAACAGATACGGCCGCACTGGAGATTGAGGTTGAGTCCGTCCCGGTTGTGAAGACCGGGTGGCAGGAATTTTATGAAAACTACGCACTCAGTGGAAATAAAGATGCCGACTTTGATATGGACGGAGCATCCGATGTTGCCGAATTTGCTTTCGGCGGAAATCCCGTAAATGCGGAAAGCCGACCGATGGAAGCCTATCTTGAATTCGACGGGATCAATGCTGTTACGTTCTATTCCGTGGAAACAGCGCATACGAATCCGGGAATTTCCTATGTCTGGGAATGGACCGACAGCCTGACTTCCAATGTCTGGAACACCGAATGGGCATCGACCAATTTTGCCGCGTCGACCTTGGCGGGGTATAACGAGGTCAACCGACAGCTTGATATTACCGGTATGGATAATCTCTATTTCCGAAATCGGCTTTTCCGTCGACCGCAACCGAATATTCTAATGATTCTTATGGATGATCTCGGCTATTGTGATGTCGGGTTTATGGCAGATATTTTCGGGGAGGCGCGACCGTTGAGTCCTTCCACCCCGAATATTGATTCACTGGCAGGAAACGGCATTATCTGCTCACAGGCTTATGTGCCGCATCCGTTTTGTGGCCCGAGTCGTATGGGACTGCTGACCGGACGCTATCCGCATCATTTCGGGGGCTCAAAAAATCATCCCTACGAAACAGCTGATCGGCCGTCGCAGGCTTTTCTTGATGCTTATCCGCAATATGAAAAAGCAAATGAAGTGGGGATGCATACCAATGAAACCACTATTGCCAAGGTGCTGCAGTGGGCGGGGTATCACACCGGTGCCATCGGAAAATGGCATTGCGGAGTGGCCGAAGAATATCATCCGAACAACCGGGGTTTCGACTACTGGTACGGCATGCTCGGCGGCGGGCATAACTATTATTCCGATGGATGGATGTCCAAAACCAATCCGGCCGTCGTCAATGATTACCAGTTCTGGCTGACCCGTAACGGTGAGGAGGTTGATCCGGCTGTGGATCCAGGGCCGGGACGGCATTACATCACGGATATTTTTTCGGATGACGCCGTGGCATTCATTAAAAACCGACCGGCCGACCGGCCGTTTTTCCTCTACCTCTGTTATAACGCACCGCATGCACCGATGCAGGGCAAGGCGGAGGATCTGATTGAATTGTTCGGCGGGGATGGGGATGAAGATAACTATACCCGCGAGCAGAACGGAATCGCCATGATGCATGCGGTCGATCGTGGCGTCAGCAATATCATTGAAACGCTTACGCTGCAGGGAGAGCTCGATAATACCCTGATCGTTTTTCTCAGCGATAACGGCGGAAAAGAACGCGATGCTGCAGATAACGAAAACGAGGCCGATAACGGACCGCTCAAAGGGGGCAAAGGCGATACCTATGAAGGGGGGGTACGCTCGCCGATGTTTATCCATTATCCGGCGGAAATTACAGAGCCCGGAATGTATGAGCATCCGATCTATCCATACGATCTTTATCCCACGCTGGCGCGTCTCGCTGATGCTTCGGTGCCGGGCGGGAAGGTTCTTTCGGGAAAGGATGTCTGGACTCAGATTCTGGCCAGCCGGGATGCGCATAACGATGACGCCGTAATCTGGCTGCGGCACAACAGCGGAGCAAACCATGTTTCGATTCGTAAAGGCCGCTATAAAGCCAACCGGCTGAATAATGGGGGCTGGAAGCTGTATGACATTGTGACGGACTATAGCGAATCCAACGATATCGTCTCCGGAAACGAGACCATACTTGATGATATGATTGCGGATGGATTGATCTGGACTAATGATACTGTGGATCCGCTGTGGCATGATACCGAAGCGGGATATTGGAATTGGGAAACCAATAATATGCCGAATTATGATGCCACCTTCAGCCGCTAAGGTCCCGGCGCGGAAAATCCTGCGTTCTGCGCCGCGGAAGCGGATGCGGCTCATTCGCAGGCTTTGCGGAACCTTCGATTTTTTTATCTTTTTCCGGGCATTTTCAGTGCCTGGAAAACCCGCGAAAAAAAGTTTGAGAAATGGCCTTGCCAAGGCCGGAGTGTTTAACTATCTTCCTCACCTCTTATCACCGATGGCTGAGTAGCTCAGTTGGTCAGAGCAGTGGAATCATAATCCACGTGCCGGGGGTTCAAGTCCCTCCTCAGCCACCATTTTTCAAGCCGCGCATGCGGCTTTTTTTGTAGCTGGAGATCGTTATGAACTGTTCATTCTGCGGAAGATCTGAAGACGAGGTCGATGTGATTGTTGCGGCCACCGAGCAGAATGTGGCGATCTGCGATGAGTGCGTCGAAATCTGCAATCAGGTCATTGCCGAGGAGCGCGCGAAAGCGAGCGAATAGATTCGCCCTCCACATAGACGTCTTCGATCACGGCCCGGCCGTTGAGAATCCGCACATCCACCCAGCAGTCGCCCCGGCGCGAAGCGTCCGCAGCGATTCTTTCCGCCCGCGGGGCTTTGTCCTCCTCCATATAAAACCGGTTGAAGGGAAGCTGCAGCCCAACCTTGCAGGTTTCTGAGTCGCGGACCGCGGTGTATCCGCCGCGCGTCCGGGTTTTCAGGTAGGCGGAGGATTCAGGGATTTCCTGCAAGCCTTCGGTGAACCGGGCATAGCCGTCCTCATCCACCTCAATGGCGGCATAAATCCGCTGCTTTCCGCGGAAGTCCGCCGCTTTTTCTTGCGGGACCGTGCAGTAGTCATCCTGGATCTGCAACCGGACAAAGCGCCCCTGGAACGGATCGGCCGGATCGATCGGCCGGGTTTTAAAGCTGAATCGCTCGCCGTCGCGCAGCACTTTTTCGCGGTTGAGTATCATGCGGACCGGCACAGCCAGCTGAATGAACACGGTGAGCAGCAGGACGAGGAGATAGATTTTCTTCATGATACCGCCTCCTGTTGTTTTTTGCGTTTCAGTATCACCCCGTTGGCCGCGAGAAAACTGAAGCCGAGCAGGATGAAGATGATGCCGCGCGCGACGAACGAAAAGCGGTGGTCGAAGAAGCGCGTGATCAGCAGGAGCGATACCACGGCCATGCCGCCGTTGAGCTGACGCAGCCGGACGTTGCGGCAGCCGAGCACGATGTAGAGGATGCCGAAAAACAGCATGAAGCCGTTAAAGATCAGCCCGCTGGCGGTCGCAGCAGAGGTTCCGCCGGAAACACCGAACAGGAAGCAGAGTATACCAAGGACTGGAAATGCGGCGGGCACGAGGGTTTCGGTGGTGCGGGTTCGGATGGTGCTGAAAGTTGCGGCCAGCCAGATGAGGATAAAGACCAGCGTGATGGATATGTCGAAGGTTTGGCCCCACGGTTTGTAGTTCCAGCTGTGCCGGACATAGCTCCATCCGATGTCGTCCCAGAAATAGGTCCAGGTGAACAGATAGCTGAGCAGGGCGATTCCGATGATGCCGACGGTTTTGGGAGGATTGCTCCAGCCCTCTTCGCTGCCGTACAGTTTCAGCCCGGCCAGCGCGATGCCGCTGAGCAGCGCCGAGTAGGCGACGATCCAGAGGCCCGGCACCGTCTTTTCAAAAACCACGCCGGTGGAAATCAGTACCGCAATCAGCAGTCCGTAGAATGAGATGAGGGTGTCGGGCGCGTGGCGTTTGACCTTGATCATGCCCCAGAGTTTTCCAAGGGCCGGAAGCAGCAGCAGCCAATAGGCTGCCGCCTGGCCGAGATCGGCCTGGGCGGCGACGGACCAGCCGCCGATGAGCCCCAGGTAAATCAGATAGGCCCCGGTGGAGCTGAGCAGAAACTGCAGCGGAAGGGCCAGCAGGGCCCAGGTGAGCATGAAGTCGGGGGCGTCGCCGGGCAGATGATAGGTCTGGCCGATGAGGGCAATGGATGCGCCCACCATGAGCGAGTGGAAAATGCCGGCCGCTTCCCGCAGGGCGGGGCCGTCGCTTTTCAGCAGGGCGGCCGTGCTCAGCAGCGCCCCGGCAATCAGCGGGCAGAACGACAGTACGGCGCGGGCGGGGCGGCTCAGATCGTCCCAGTTGTGCGCAAAGAGCAGAATGATGCCGCTCCCGATGAGCAGGGAGCCGAGTGCGGCAAACGCAATGACCGCCCAGTGCAGGCCGCTCACGGTCTGGGTCCGGTAGTAGGATTTGATCCGCCCCGCGGTTTCGGCCGAAATTACATCGGCCTTTTTCAGGATGGGCAGTTCCTTTTCCAGCCATTGGATATTTTTTGATGAGACTTTTCGCATAATCCGCTCCTTGGCCTAGGCACTGATCCGCTCAAGGCGGGCGGATTTCCTGAGGTTGGTTTTAAAGGTGTCCCGCCGCCATCCGGTGAATGCCTCCGAATAGAGTTTTACACCAAGCTGCCGGAATCCGCTCGTTAATTCTTCGGCGGTCATATTCCGCGGCCGGAAGTTCAGATCGAACAGGGTGCACTTCCGCCAGTTGGTCGGTTCGATCAGCCGGTGCTCCTGTTTGAGCTGTTCATACAGCGGCGTGCTGGGGAAGGCCGTGAGGATCGTGATCTGGACTTCATAGAGTTCAGTCTCTTTCACAAACGTGAAGATGTCATCAAACACCGCGGAGGTCTGGCCGTCGAGCCCGACAATAAAACAGCCGTTCACCGTGATGCCGTGCGACTGAATGGACAGAATTGCTTTTTTATATGCTGCGAATCGGCCGCGCTTCCAGTTGGCGTTGATTTCCAGATGGTCCAGCGGGCCGGGCGTCGGACTTTCAAGCCCGATCAGCACCTGGGCGCATCCGGATTCCCGCATCAGGCGCAGCAACTCGGGATCTTCGGCGACGGACAGGTCGGTTTCAGTAAACCATTTGATGCGCCGCTTTTTCAGTTCGGGCAGCAGCGCCTTCCAATAGGCTTTATTCACAAAGCTGTTGTCATCCGCAAACTCGATGAACGGGTGGGGCCAGATGGCGCAGATTCTGTCAATCTCCGCCAGCACCTTCGCGGCCGGCTTCTGCTTATACCGGTTGCAGATCAGGTTGGAACCGGCGCAGAACGAGCAGTTATGCGGGCAGCCC
The Pontiella agarivorans DNA segment above includes these coding regions:
- a CDS encoding sulfatase-like hydrolase/transferase, translated to MYLKILVAGLITAAAAMAAPCPNILVILCDDLGYADVGFNGAEDIKTPHLDRLAEAGTICTSAYVAHPFCGPSRMGLMTGRYPHEYGGQFNHPPFQEGLTEYDGLGVPVEETLIAEVLQKAGYFTGAIGKWHLGTADYAHPNVRGFDEFYGFLGGGHMYFPEKYEPAYQRQKKKGIERINEYLHPLEYNGKAVTGKGYLTDELTGEAVRFVTEAAGKQNPFFLYLAYNAPHAPMEATPEDLAVFSDIENPKRRTYAAMVYAVDRGIARIVETLKKNGQLEDTLIIFLSDNGGKPSQGASNKPLRGRKGDTWEGGFRVPMMWYWPGKIPAGTVDFPVSSLDFYPTFAALAGGQIPPGKKLDGKNIFQALETRENPRKGEMIYAARHRSSYTDIAARRDEWKITKYGNQPWRLYKITEDPGEENDLAQQYPERVKEMVRTAKKWSTTHAEPLFFHAAGQRDSWAKFTMPNFDRDFVPAIGAPALAPPAHITDQPGRGSGIKLKKGDSTLEQYIAREKIKWASKGWKWDQDAVIDTFRQIDTNGDGIISGVEKKIYWSKEE
- a CDS encoding B12-binding domain-containing radical SAM protein, with product MKIAFIAMSGIRACDPELLELGLTLPGFVERSKQIASLPSLGLLTLAGMTPSHHDVCYMEVPDITAEPNELKKFDLVAISSFSAQINEAYELSARYRAMGVPTVIGGPHVTARPHEARKFCTSVVIGEGEPVWHEILADAEQGKLKVFYDARGLDFDLADAPMPAFELLDIEKYNRLTVQTSRGCPHNCSFCAGSNLICNRYKQKPAAKVLAEIDRICAIWPHPFIEFADDNSFVNKAYWKALLPELKKRRIKWFTETDLSVAEDPELLRLMRESGCAQVLIGLESPTPGPLDHLEINANWKRGRFAAYKKAILSIQSHGITVNGCFIVGLDGQTSAVFDDIFTFVKETELYEVQITILTAFPSTPLYEQLKQEHRLIEPTNWRKCTLFDLNFRPRNMTAEELTSGFRQLGVKLYSEAFTGWRRDTFKTNLRKSARLERISA
- a CDS encoding GDYXXLXY domain-containing protein codes for the protein MKKIYLLVLLLTVFIQLAVPVRMILNREKVLRDGERFSFKTRPIDPADPFQGRFVRLQIQDDYCTVPQEKAADFRGKQRIYAAIEVDEDGYARFTEGLQEIPESSAYLKTRTRGGYTAVRDSETCKVGLQLPFNRFYMEEDKAPRAERIAADASRRGDCWVDVRILNGRAVIEDVYVEGESIRSLSRAPRQ
- a CDS encoding sulfatase-like hydrolase/transferase codes for the protein MKHTIISMLILSAACAEASVIVQWGESGGHNAVVSSSANFVDGSITTNYSGSQPDVYIDSGYYELNTASRSPMFQVSASLSSFDSAQTQNNSGFDRIRLVADVTHMETMFVWDDFLTTDDLVTGFSWYGYAAGESSADLYFLIHKDGAWYAALGSDRVNGAGGVDLPDATAATWYAFTPITNGAAAIGPEVSVDLSGVTAVGCYIVLPSGSGTNIGPYMGYFQVTAVSSIGGPPAFIADSVIKSNAMEGVAYTNSIAGDASDPDGDPMTFYKTGGPAWLNVETNGQITGTPGVFDTGTNTFTVEVSAVGGTDSAILEIVVDGAPAVGSPPAFSNDPIIKPNATRGLGYTNSIALEASDPEGDPMTFSKGSGPAWLSVDPDGTIYGTPAESDEGLNEFTVQVIAAGGADSATLNITVERPPVPWNPHSVMVDFTIDQGYVDGDVNNSSNWVAMGANTVNTHASGYDGGEGVLVFDPDTTYRDAVFNSYALLAEGERITSESVFRFNSTNTGSSATSYILYAHLYSDEWSVDANEVQVRLRRVKTAPDIFSIQTLSRDDSNASQFEYSAEFSGSVLGLSSGIGQSDWLKMTSVLTKGADASSWSLSLRLENLATAFTVVDETLTGIVTASDFYNAGPVYPGLTSGNTDEQLQVATGSREVDTFNSFTDSVPLVGHPPAFTLDPIQKPVATVDTGYTNSIALDAVDPEGDPLTFSKLSGPAWLTVETNGVIWGTPQSPDLGTNRFTVQVSAVGGTDTAALEIEVESVPVVKTGWQEFYENYALSGNKDADFDMDGASDVAEFAFGGNPVNAESRPMEAYLEFDGINAVTFYSVETAHTNPGISYVWEWTDSLTSNVWNTEWASTNFAASTLAGYNEVNRQLDITGMDNLYFRNRLFRRPQPNILMILMDDLGYCDVGFMADIFGEARPLSPSTPNIDSLAGNGIICSQAYVPHPFCGPSRMGLLTGRYPHHFGGSKNHPYETADRPSQAFLDAYPQYEKANEVGMHTNETTIAKVLQWAGYHTGAIGKWHCGVAEEYHPNNRGFDYWYGMLGGGHNYYSDGWMSKTNPAVVNDYQFWLTRNGEEVDPAVDPGPGRHYITDIFSDDAVAFIKNRPADRPFFLYLCYNAPHAPMQGKAEDLIELFGGDGDEDNYTREQNGIAMMHAVDRGVSNIIETLTLQGELDNTLIVFLSDNGGKERDAADNENEADNGPLKGGKGDTYEGGVRSPMFIHYPAEITEPGMYEHPIYPYDLYPTLARLADASVPGGKVLSGKDVWTQILASRDAHNDDAVIWLRHNSGANHVSIRKGRYKANRLNNGGWKLYDIVTDYSESNDIVSGNETILDDMIADGLIWTNDTVDPLWHDTEAGYWNWETNNMPNYDATFSR
- a CDS encoding ClpX C4-type zinc finger protein produces the protein MNCSFCGRSEDEVDVIVAATEQNVAICDECVEICNQVIAEERAKASE
- a CDS encoding DUF2157 domain-containing protein, with the protein product MRKVSSKNIQWLEKELPILKKADVISAETAGRIKSYYRTQTVSGLHWAVIAFAALGSLLIGSGIILLFAHNWDDLSRPARAVLSFCPLIAGALLSTAALLKSDGPALREAAGIFHSLMVGASIALIGQTYHLPGDAPDFMLTWALLALPLQFLLSSTGAYLIYLGLIGGWSVAAQADLGQAAAYWLLLLPALGKLWGMIKVKRHAPDTLISFYGLLIAVLISTGVVFEKTVPGLWIVAYSALLSGIALAGLKLYGSEEGWSNPPKTVGIIGIALLSYLFTWTYFWDDIGWSYVRHSWNYKPWGQTFDISITLVFILIWLAATFSTIRTRTTETLVPAAFPVLGILCFLFGVSGGTSAATASGLIFNGFMLFFGILYIVLGCRNVRLRQLNGGMAVVSLLLITRFFDHRFSFVARGIIFILLGFSFLAANGVILKRKKQQEAVS